A genomic stretch from Deinococcus sp. LM3 includes:
- a CDS encoding bacterial transcriptional activator domain-containing protein, with protein MSEPLRIPSSTHSPVLHALLDGEFEEGLQLRKAMPSTGTWDDVWLALCLMHLGRRAEALGILLKLRAAGLEDAAPVAAIAYRFEGSLEMAAELLADLDAWRLTSFGEAVAWRERSMLAFASGRLTEALAAAQRAWRMAVIDETASLFLPGFASALALVLSTLGQDHAASSYIRQALPLGSVAQRAPLLWTLAGCLARAGDFAGAQEALNQLQASPLSPQAQPLLAYHRGVFARLQGVPEEAVAAFGQAAALARQSGQLETEVYAAASLSVIAAEQGNVADARVHLSRARHRAVGSRAEALCDLQAAALQASEDHPGAIDQLRSCASRLTELGLRREVGEAWIVIADTHARQGEETAALAAFKSAAEARAALGANVTLAASVDARPALRRLLVSQAAQGTLGSLVTLWEDLQQLQRSRPEALVLTTLGGYGLRLGELPVKLNVGLRRAVELLAYLLLRKEATLEQLQTYVFEQCAPQAARDYLHVARHGLTRAVPGLQLPFDRDRGVYRVILTGRPLHWDVALVRAALQEGTPGGVTCAAELLAGPFLPWSAATWAAEERAELEWELQRVGVRVARDLQARGQSGKSERMLRALVRVHPTELTLHELLAQAVQASQGSDAAELEKKHSQHVLARELDDPV; from the coding sequence ATGAGCGAACCGCTTAGAATTCCGTCGTCGACACACAGTCCGGTCCTGCACGCCCTGCTGGATGGGGAGTTTGAAGAAGGTCTGCAGCTACGCAAAGCGATGCCATCCACCGGAACCTGGGACGATGTATGGCTGGCGCTGTGCCTCATGCACCTGGGCCGACGGGCAGAGGCGCTCGGCATTCTTCTGAAGCTCCGTGCGGCTGGCCTCGAGGACGCCGCGCCTGTCGCCGCGATCGCATACCGCTTCGAGGGCAGCCTGGAGATGGCGGCGGAGCTGCTGGCCGATCTGGATGCCTGGCGGTTGACGTCATTCGGGGAGGCGGTCGCGTGGCGTGAGCGGAGCATGTTGGCCTTCGCATCGGGTCGTCTGACGGAAGCGCTGGCCGCCGCACAGCGTGCCTGGCGCATGGCCGTCATCGACGAGACCGCCAGTCTCTTTCTGCCAGGCTTCGCATCGGCCCTCGCCCTGGTCCTGAGCACGCTGGGACAGGATCACGCAGCCAGCAGCTACATCCGTCAGGCGCTCCCACTCGGGTCCGTGGCGCAGCGGGCCCCTCTCCTGTGGACACTGGCCGGCTGCCTGGCCCGGGCCGGGGACTTCGCTGGGGCGCAGGAGGCGCTCAACCAGTTGCAGGCGTCGCCTCTGAGCCCCCAGGCGCAACCCCTGCTGGCCTACCACCGTGGTGTTTTCGCTCGTCTCCAGGGGGTACCGGAAGAAGCGGTCGCCGCCTTCGGTCAGGCCGCAGCACTCGCCCGGCAATCTGGCCAGCTCGAAACGGAGGTGTATGCAGCCGCCTCTCTCTCCGTCATCGCGGCCGAACAGGGAAACGTCGCGGACGCGCGCGTGCACCTGTCAAGGGCACGCCACCGTGCCGTGGGTTCCCGGGCTGAGGCTCTCTGTGACCTGCAGGCGGCGGCACTCCAGGCCAGTGAGGACCATCCGGGGGCGATCGATCAGCTGCGGAGCTGCGCCAGTCGCCTCACGGAGCTCGGTCTGCGACGTGAGGTCGGGGAAGCGTGGATCGTCATTGCCGACACCCACGCACGCCAGGGAGAGGAGACAGCGGCCCTGGCGGCCTTCAAATCGGCTGCTGAGGCGCGTGCCGCCCTGGGGGCGAACGTGACCCTCGCGGCATCGGTGGACGCGCGCCCGGCCCTGCGCCGCCTCCTGGTCAGTCAGGCTGCTCAGGGCACGCTGGGAAGCCTGGTCACCCTGTGGGAGGACCTCCAGCAGTTGCAGCGGTCTCGTCCTGAGGCACTGGTGCTCACGACCCTGGGTGGGTACGGGTTACGACTGGGTGAGTTGCCAGTCAAACTCAACGTGGGCCTGAGACGCGCCGTCGAGCTGCTCGCCTACCTGCTGCTGAGGAAGGAAGCGACGCTGGAACAGTTGCAGACGTACGTGTTCGAGCAGTGCGCTCCCCAGGCGGCGCGGGATTACCTGCATGTGGCGCGACATGGGCTGACACGGGCCGTTCCGGGCCTTCAGCTGCCCTTCGACCGGGACCGTGGTGTCTACCGGGTGATCCTGACGGGACGACCACTCCACTGGGATGTCGCGCTGGTCCGGGCAGCCCTGCAGGAAGGTACCCCTGGCGGCGTCACGTGCGCAGCCGAACTTCTGGCCGGACCGTTTCTCCCCTGGTCGGCAGCCACGTGGGCCGCGGAAGAGAGGGCGGAGCTGGAATGGGAGTTGCAGCGCGTGGGCGTGCGTGTCGCGCGTGACCTGCAGGCGCGCGGTCAGTCCGGCAAGTCGGAACGCATGCTCCGCGCCCTGGTGCGCGTCCATCCGACCGAGTTGACTTTGCATGAGCTGCTCGCTCAGGCGGTGCAGGCGTCACAGGGGAGCGATGCGGCTGAGTTGGAGAAGAAGCATAGCCAGCATGTCCTGGCGCGCGAACTCGACGATCCGGTATGA
- a CDS encoding recombinase family protein, which produces MLIGLQNEQVLWPGVLLVTIEKDLELVLEFTETETGTRKRRRPQLEAALNRARRIGGVLLIARLDRLARFLAVDMPEADNLTIHVMAAVAERVAQWISAHTKAALAAHKARGSSSANTLADQLRTPIKSGAAPMKDGHLSAVPHLGETVA; this is translated from the coding sequence GTGCTCATCGGCCTGCAGAACGAGCAGGTTCTCTGGCCGGGCGTCCTTCTTGTCACCATTGAGAAGGACCTCGAACTCGTCCTCGAATTCACCGAGACCGAAACTGGCACACGGAAACGCCGACGGCCACAACTGGAGGCCGCTCTCAACCGCGCCCGCCGCATCGGTGGCGTCCTTCTCATCGCCAGGCTCGACCGTCTCGCCCGTTTCCTCGCCGTCGACATGCCCGAAGCCGACAACCTCACCATCCACGTCATGGCGGCCGTCGCCGAGCGGGTAGCGCAGTGGATCTCTGCCCACACAAAGGCAGCCCTCGCCGCCCACAAGGCCCGGGGCTCAAGCTCGGCAAATACGCTCGCCGACCAACTCCGCACGCCCATCAAGAGCGGTGCAGCGCCAATGAAGGACGGTCATCTGAGCGCCGTTCCGCATCTGGGGGAGACTGTGGCATGA
- a CDS encoding transposase, whose protein sequence is MVDSGYVDAELLATSHATFGIDLIGPARRDKSWQAKTEGAFDFTAFRVDWDGQVVTCPNGAQTSSWVERPGPYGTPTIYAKFAKKSCKTCELKEKCTRGALRILTFQPQAVQEALNLARTLESNGTWQGLYQRRAGIEATMSQGVRAFGLRRARYRGLKKTSLQHACIGAAINLVRVVDWILEKPRWKDRLSQFAALRPVA, encoded by the coding sequence ATAGTCGACTCCGGGTACGTGGATGCTGAACTGCTGGCCACGTCCCATGCGACATTCGGGATTGATCTGATCGGCCCTGCCCGCCGGGACAAGAGCTGGCAAGCCAAGACCGAAGGAGCCTTCGACTTCACGGCCTTCCGGGTGGATTGGGACGGGCAGGTCGTGACCTGCCCCAATGGGGCCCAGACCAGTTCCTGGGTTGAGCGCCCTGGGCCGTATGGCACGCCGACCATCTACGCCAAATTTGCCAAGAAGAGCTGCAAAACCTGTGAACTGAAAGAGAAGTGCACCAGGGGTGCACTCCGGATCCTCACCTTCCAGCCGCAGGCAGTACAGGAAGCCTTGAATCTCGCACGCACACTGGAATCCAACGGAACTTGGCAGGGGCTGTACCAGCGCCGGGCAGGGATAGAAGCGACCATGTCACAGGGGGTCAGGGCCTTCGGCCTGCGGCGGGCACGATATCGGGGATTGAAGAAAACTAGCCTTCAGCACGCCTGTATTGGGGCGGCGATCAATTTGGTCCGCGTAGTCGACTGGATCTTGGAAAAGCCGCGCTGGAAAGATCGACTCTCTCAGTTTGCTGCTCTGCGTCCCGTTGCCTGA
- a CDS encoding transposase — protein sequence MDLKYLLNLELTDTGFDFSVLSEFRRRLVNGNAETLLVNTMLERFREQGLVKAHGQQRSDSTHVLAAIRLLNRTELVGETMRAALNQLTAQFPEWIQQVAAFEWFTRYGHRIEDTRLPKGQAARQAYAEQVGTDGFKLLAALDSDEQCLTMCALSSVHTLRLAWAHHFKEVDGKASWLPGAELLPAAERFESPYDTDTRCGNKAGSNWIGYRVHLSETCDNERPHLITHVDTTLATVPDVSMTAVLHQALSDKNLLPDEHLLIPA from the coding sequence ATTGATCTCAAGTACCTGCTGAACCTGGAATTGACGGACACCGGCTTCGACTTCTCCGTACTCAGCGAATTCCGACGTCGGCTGGTCAATGGGAACGCAGAAACACTGCTCGTGAACACCATGCTGGAGCGCTTCAGGGAGCAAGGGCTGGTCAAAGCGCATGGCCAGCAGCGCAGCGACTCGACCCATGTTCTGGCGGCCATTCGCCTGCTCAACCGCACTGAATTGGTCGGGGAAACGATGCGGGCCGCGTTGAATCAACTCACCGCACAGTTCCCGGAATGGATTCAGCAGGTGGCTGCATTTGAATGGTTCACCCGCTACGGCCACCGAATCGAAGACACGCGCTTGCCCAAAGGGCAAGCAGCACGGCAGGCTTACGCTGAACAGGTAGGTACTGACGGGTTCAAGCTTCTGGCCGCTCTGGACAGCGACGAACAGTGCCTGACGATGTGCGCTCTGTCCTCGGTCCACACCCTCCGTTTGGCATGGGCGCATCACTTCAAAGAAGTTGATGGCAAAGCCTCCTGGCTGCCTGGTGCGGAGCTGCTGCCTGCGGCAGAGCGATTCGAATCGCCGTATGACACAGATACACGGTGCGGGAACAAAGCAGGTTCCAACTGGATCGGCTACCGGGTTCATCTCTCGGAGACCTGCGACAACGAGCGACCCCATCTGATCACCCATGTCGACACCACTCTGGCGACGGTCCCCGATGTCAGTATGACTGCTGTACTCCATCAAGCCCTTTCCGACAAAAACTTGTTGCCGGACGAGCACTTATTGATACCGGCGTAA
- a CDS encoding transposase — MPHFDDDTVYVIDSKPLVYCVGARHKRPRSMTTATSGRGGHGGYGRTGFFYGFKLHAVIVDHGMLVRFAIVPGREGDPPVARALLDPQEAALVLGDRGYQGCGVYAQPKKNFKKPRHWWGAMRWVRKTIETVFSRLDRSFHLMLPQLNSERSIRAHVCRKIAAHNLGLYFGGY; from the coding sequence TTGCCCCACTTCGATGACGACACCGTCTATGTCATCGACAGCAAACCGCTCGTGTACTGCGTTGGAGCCCGACACAAACGGCCAAGGAGCATGACCACCGCGACGAGTGGCCGCGGCGGACACGGTGGATACGGCAGAACCGGCTTCTTCTACGGGTTCAAGCTGCATGCCGTGATCGTCGATCACGGCATGCTCGTGCGCTTTGCTATTGTCCCTGGGAGAGAGGGAGACCCACCCGTGGCACGGGCGCTCTTGGATCCCCAGGAAGCGGCGTTGGTCCTGGGCGATCGAGGGTACCAGGGCTGTGGCGTGTATGCCCAGCCGAAGAAAAACTTCAAGAAGCCACGCCACTGGTGGGGGGCGATGCGATGGGTGAGGAAAACGATCGAGACTGTTTTTTCACGTCTGGATCGTTCTTTTCACTTGATGTTGCCACAGTTGAATTCGGAGAGATCCATTCGGGCACACGTGTGTCGCAAGATCGCCGCCCACAACTTGGGCCTCTATTTCGGAGGCTACTGA
- a CDS encoding HEAT repeat domain-containing protein: protein MSSLSSDLLDMFRTTWRQMWADHPDGLPADVMDATKAALTAQFEPMLLGQPEQVLTALQFAAGEGGTEYDVTYEFPTILLDVLTRIDHDGQVLMTVAGDQAQPWFLRRAAIQELGTRTRSDLIPLLRQVLTDDDTEGEVRTAAVFALVEQNDRDSLDLMRTLGTEEPWFDAAGPLLEGRGRLGDLTATRDLITLAADPWPHRSTPGQNGLASLEAQVGGLEPLVEALQGASDPHGPVVPRESENTTRLPDLPLVDRLHRLATTDPVAPVRNWAIARLAELDPARAAECLLLALSDPDWLVLKTSSDALSALTPAPVAELHARVNDPEVGIDERRWAARTLLLLGESVDLSTLPDAQVPLPSSVPGEVRSAIVRVYAPLSESGTDVRWLMEALILPRWSEEEAAGIVAEHGRVVQALRMAGVVVGDPVEAGDWHQQGGGTYVVLPLEGGNLSLSTLGRFAAEDDWSSEGTHSAAVLEQIRLTLASVGWQWLDETIRSVAVPGLHVYSFGRREALHVGELLFYWQD from the coding sequence ATGTCTTCCCTCTCCTCAGACCTGCTCGACATGTTCCGCACGACATGGCGCCAGATGTGGGCCGACCATCCGGACGGCCTGCCCGCTGACGTCATGGACGCCACCAAGGCGGCCCTGACAGCCCAGTTCGAACCGATGCTCCTCGGACAGCCAGAACAGGTCCTCACGGCCCTCCAGTTCGCTGCAGGCGAAGGTGGCACAGAGTACGACGTCACCTATGAATTCCCGACGATCCTCCTGGATGTGTTGACGCGGATCGATCACGACGGGCAGGTACTCATGACCGTTGCTGGCGACCAGGCGCAGCCATGGTTCCTTCGACGCGCGGCCATTCAGGAACTGGGGACCCGGACCCGATCAGACCTCATTCCCCTGCTGCGTCAAGTGCTCACCGACGATGACACCGAGGGCGAGGTCCGGACGGCTGCGGTGTTCGCGCTGGTCGAGCAGAACGACCGCGACAGCCTGGATCTGATGCGCACCCTCGGCACGGAGGAGCCCTGGTTTGATGCCGCGGGCCCACTCCTGGAGGGGCGTGGACGACTGGGTGATCTCACGGCCACCCGCGACCTGATCACACTGGCAGCCGATCCCTGGCCCCACCGATCCACCCCAGGTCAGAACGGCTTAGCCTCCCTGGAAGCGCAGGTGGGCGGACTGGAACCCCTCGTGGAAGCCCTGCAGGGTGCGTCCGATCCGCACGGACCAGTCGTGCCCCGGGAATCGGAGAACACGACCCGCCTCCCTGACCTTCCGCTGGTGGACCGACTGCACCGTCTGGCGACCACAGATCCTGTGGCCCCCGTGCGGAACTGGGCGATAGCGCGCCTGGCTGAACTGGATCCCGCCCGGGCCGCCGAATGCCTACTCCTGGCGCTCAGCGATCCTGACTGGCTGGTGCTCAAAACGTCCAGTGACGCGCTGAGTGCCCTCACGCCTGCCCCGGTGGCCGAATTGCACGCGCGAGTGAATGACCCGGAGGTCGGCATCGACGAGCGGCGCTGGGCGGCTCGTACGCTGCTTCTGCTCGGAGAATCCGTTGACCTGAGCACACTGCCGGACGCGCAGGTCCCGCTGCCCTCTTCGGTACCAGGTGAGGTCCGGTCCGCGATCGTACGCGTCTATGCGCCGCTTTCGGAATCGGGGACGGACGTGCGCTGGCTGATGGAGGCGTTGATCCTCCCCCGCTGGAGTGAGGAGGAGGCCGCGGGCATTGTGGCTGAGCACGGGCGCGTGGTACAGGCACTTCGAATGGCCGGTGTCGTCGTCGGGGATCCCGTCGAGGCGGGTGACTGGCACCAGCAGGGTGGAGGAACGTATGTGGTGCTTCCCCTGGAGGGCGGGAATCTGAGCCTCAGCACGTTGGGACGCTTCGCAGCTGAGGACGATTGGAGCAGCGAGGGCACCCATTCGGCGGCGGTCCTCGAGCAGATCCGCCTGACGCTGGCATCGGTGGGCTGGCAGTGGCTGGATGAGACGATCAGATCGGTCGCGGTGCCGGGACTCCACGTGTACTCCTTCGGGAGGCGGGAGGCGCTTCATGTCGGGGAACTGCTGTTCTACTGGCAGGACTGA
- a CDS encoding recombinase family protein: MPTPAVAYYRVSTAKQGQSGLGLEAQQAAVLSHARSKDLQVVLEFTEIETGTRKRRRPQFEAALDHTRRIGGVLLIAKLDRLARNVAVVASLMESGVRFVAVDMPEADNLTIHVMAAVAEREAQLISARTKAALAARKARGLTLGKPENLTVEARLAGAATSRARAVADMRPVAAYAGALRAQGLSLRAVAAQLDAHGFRTRQGGPWSAVQVKRVLDRKKQDAADPAA; this comes from the coding sequence GTGCCCACCCCCGCTGTCGCCTACTACCGCGTCTCCACCGCCAAACAAGGCCAAAGCGGCTTGGGTCTCGAAGCTCAACAAGCCGCCGTGCTGTCACATGCTCGGAGCAAGGACCTTCAGGTTGTCCTCGAATTCACCGAGATCGAAACCGGCACCCGCAAACGCCGCCGCCCACAATTCGAAGCCGCCCTCGACCACACCCGCCGCATCGGCGGCGTCCTCCTCATCGCCAAGCTCGACCGCCTCGCCCGCAACGTCGCCGTCGTCGCCAGCCTCATGGAATCCGGCGTCCGCTTCGTCGCCGTCGACATGCCCGAAGCCGACAACCTCACCATCCACGTCATGGCTGCCGTCGCCGAGCGCGAAGCCCAGCTGATCTCCGCCCGCACGAAAGCAGCCCTCGCGGCGCGGAAGGCTCGCGGTTTGACACTGGGGAAGCCGGAGAACCTCACCGTTGAAGCGCGCCTAGCGGGCGCCGCGACTTCGAGGGCTCGGGCGGTCGCTGACATGCGACCTGTGGCGGCGTATGCGGGTGCCCTGCGTGCTCAGGGGCTCAGCCTACGAGCCGTCGCGGCGCAGCTGGACGCGCATGGGTTCCGGACGCGACAGGGCGGCCCCTGGAGTGCCGTGCAGGTTAAGCGTGTCCTGGACAGGAAAAAACAGGATGCCGCCGATCCGGCCGCATAG
- a CDS encoding IS5 family transposase, giving the protein MSHDRLERLRQLNRTRFKRHTGIYPETFAEMELVLDQRERSKKKSGRPPALNASEQLLLTLEFWREYRTFAHLGHDWNIHETTVRRTVERVETALIQSGEFRLPGRKSLKQEENVFQIIAVDAAETPCERPTSQQRRWYSGKKKRHTLKTQVVIDVSTRMILCVATAFGSMHDLTLFRQSGVQIHPETALIGDAGYQGIRQHHGHSVTPHKATKKAPLTPEQRQQNRELASTRLRVEHVIRCLKIFRVLKDIYRHRGRRFSLRVNLIAAVCNRSVAGVA; this is encoded by the coding sequence GTGAGCCACGACCGTCTAGAACGCCTCCGACAGCTAAACCGCACACGCTTCAAACGGCACACCGGGATCTACCCCGAAACCTTCGCCGAGATGGAACTCGTCCTGGACCAGCGAGAACGCTCCAAGAAAAAGTCCGGTCGACCTCCCGCCCTCAACGCGAGTGAACAGCTCCTTCTCACCCTCGAATTCTGGCGTGAATACCGTACCTTCGCCCACCTCGGCCATGACTGGAACATTCACGAAACCACCGTGCGGCGCACGGTGGAACGCGTCGAAACCGCCCTGATCCAGAGCGGAGAGTTCCGACTTCCTGGCCGCAAGAGCCTCAAACAGGAAGAGAACGTCTTCCAGATCATCGCCGTAGATGCCGCTGAAACCCCGTGTGAACGGCCCACCAGCCAACAACGCCGCTGGTACAGCGGCAAGAAGAAACGGCACACCCTCAAAACGCAGGTCGTGATCGACGTGTCCACACGCATGATCCTGTGCGTTGCCACCGCCTTCGGGTCCATGCATGACCTCACCCTGTTTCGGCAGTCAGGCGTCCAGATCCATCCAGAAACGGCGCTGATCGGGGATGCCGGCTACCAGGGCATTCGGCAGCATCACGGTCACTCGGTGACACCGCACAAAGCGACAAAGAAAGCGCCGCTGACCCCTGAACAGCGTCAACAGAACCGGGAACTGGCGTCGACCCGCCTGCGGGTCGAGCATGTCATCCGGTGTCTGAAGATTTTCCGCGTGCTGAAGGACATTTACCGTCACCGGGGGCGGCGCTTCTCTTTACGCGTCAATCTCATTGCAGCGGTGTGCAACCGCAGCGTTGCCGGTGTGGCGTGA